One window of Fusarium keratoplasticum isolate Fu6.1 chromosome 2, whole genome shotgun sequence genomic DNA carries:
- a CDS encoding Zn(2)-C6 fungal-type domain-containing protein — translation MFPLRNSPDVTNNHGITRPNRRSATRGPIDWRPLPKLVGADHISGPAPPISVTLVDPSPLGLRQHFTELSIPDPLAPARGGPVAPVRQGLGDGVSTSADPFPSNIPGNIIRGVGGIQLTTASIPREEVHSDDPSDQGQQNEHLNPEGRLKVPRKRQRNNTSGRASKRAKTITLAAVQGNLPTGPCDFCLNHEIGQAMYTRDGQCNIEVVQGSGKELYHLECQHCADYRFLNPRRNKSHVCVVDGDEYTHKRYGLEAPEMYPDHSACTRCVKFGFEQTCDADTILGYKCSNCRPDYACTAGGWVLPLMRPNKLPPVRPWYRHACDRCRAHALEDGKLHDFDMCSWLENRSEWENDTACSRCIRDGMSCIDSSNLVQENPPVKPPQDWSIDEGYDIIWNLVDITRHTSWRKPCDACILSNVKCQVHLARTGHACERCSQIGVGCVSDFGTTRAYWPLYSLSQVGFGPHMPFAACKNCRVNDRACDRQRPCDSCVINGEKTECDDYQRNKKQNTLPRPEVGNLGPLYYLSMGFGADGVTSMKTGAEPEDWIGPSTQRYAVGNFENDGLERYKVILDAHKNFRPPFPAKPPHGAQGGHLLAKQNMGGIGRSELREMISDMWPGYQNPCQFYAYHSLVVELENELPKNPPVQAASFGSATRSNPGSGTPGARTRRPLGEPVNPPKRPARERTGWSPPKLRPPKPKLPISTYGSQPDVDADLAQRRAGRRQRHQPANNDEYAFGRSMKPTVGISPEPPANARRVILCRSNVSSGRAPQDARAADNAPFNPFLGFTMKGKTKVRYNTKSRNSRWKVFNPLEHLDMSHWHVARRHRDSSKTHPRVFNMAEGQKLPVPLRDVLRDVPREEAEERIIERCVEPNDGGFGYCSRENSFRINCQSRAHSNTPPYKFPVCNQCHVASINDLFREGNKPITRKDLIGMRAYLCHDCAGHISRRALNVLDYHDAGARTVHGTYANNDAPKGIYNLDDDPDNAVEFRRNPKPGTGCFCADKVLGGWLCRYHRLYYAEEMLKQSKLVHEWRLSYFKKPVCPGCLANKPLDEVNVSADHHNFEEGGPTAWACLTCSEWVVNQENDDHNRPEVVKGALRTAERITDLLARVIEPPDDVEMSSGGVVNQDNEEYSRTMMPTGFLSTVIEVDDDVEMEDG, via the coding sequence ATGTTCCCCTTACGAAACAGTCCGGACGTCACTAATAACCACGGCATAACACGCCCAAACCGCCGCTCGGCGACTCGAGGGCCGATAGACTGGAGGCCCCTGCCGAAACTCGTCGGGGCGGACCACATTTCCGGGCCAGCGCCACCCATCTCTGTCACCCTGGTTGACCCGTCTCCGCTGGGTCTGCGGCAGCACTTTACTGAATTGTCGATCCCGGACCCGTTGGCGCCGGCCCGTGGCGGTCCCGTGGCCCCCGTAAGACAGGGCCTCGGCGACGGGGTCTCCACATCTGCGGACCCGTTCCCGAGCAACATCCCCGGGAATATCATCCGTGGGGTCGGCGGAATCCAGTTGACAACGGCCAGCATCCCAAGGGAAGAAGTCCACAGCGATGACCCAAGCGACCAAGGCCAGCAAAACGAGCACCTGAATCCTGAAGGCAGGCTCAAGGTGCCCAGAAAGAGGCAGCGCAACAACACGTCAGGCCGGGCGAGTAAGCGGGCCAAGACGATAACGCTGGCAGCAGTTCAGGGCAATCTTCCCACGGGGCCTTGCGACTTCTGCCTCAACCACGAAATAGGCCAGGCCATGTACACCCGGGATGGGCAGTGCAACATTGAAGTAGTGCAGGGCAGCGGCAAGGAATTGTACCACCTCGAGTGCCAGCACTGCGCCGACTACCGGTTCTTGAACCCGAGGCGCAACAAGTCGCATGTGTGCgtcgtcgacggcgacgagTACACACACAAGCGGTACGGCCTCGAGGCCCCGGAAATGTACCCGGACCACTCGGCATGCACGCGATGCGTCAAGTTTGGGTTTGAGCAGACCTGCGACGCCGACACCATCCTCGGATACAAGTGCTCCAACTGTAGACCCGACTACGCCTGCACCGCCGGCGGCTGGGTCTTGCCCCTGATGCGGCCCAACAAACTTCCCCCCGTGCGGCCGTGGTACCGGCACGCGTGCGACCGGTGCCGCGCTCACGCCCTCGAGGACGGCAAGCTCCATGACTTCGACATGTGCTCGTGGCTGGAAAACCGCTCCGAGTGGGAGAACGACACGGCGTGCTCCAGGTGCATACGCGACGGCATGTCATGCATCGACTCGAGCAACCTTGTCCAGGAGAACCCACCCGTCAAACCTCCCCAAGACTGGTCCATCGACGAGGGTTACGACATCATCTGGAACCTGGTCGACATCACCAGGCATACGTCCTGGCGAAAACCCTGCGACGCATGCATCCTCAGCAACGTCAAGTGTCAAGTCCATCTCGCTCGCACTGGTCATGCCTGCGAGCGCTGTAGCCAGATCGGTGTCGGTTGCGTCAGCGACTTTGGTACAACACGCGCTTACTGGCCTCTGTACAGCCTAAGTCAAGTCGGCTTTGGTCCGCACATGCCCTTCGCGGCCTGCAAGAACTGTCGTGTCAACGACCGCGCCTGCGATCGCCAACGTCCCTGTGACTCGTGCGTCATCAACGGCGAAAAGACCGAGTGTGATGACTATCAGCGGAACAAGAAGCAAAACACTCTTCCCAGGCCCGAGGTCGGTAACCTTGGCCCTCTGTACTACCTCTCTATGGGGTTCGGAGCTGACGGCGTCACCTCCATGAAAACAGGGGCCGAGCCCGAGGACTGGATCGGTCCCTCAACTCAGAGGTACGCTGTAGGCAACTTTGAAAATGACGGCCTCGAGCGCTACAAGGTGATCCTCGACGCCCACAAGAACTTCCGACCTCCATTCCCGGCGAAGCCACCCCATGGCGCTCAGGGTGGTCACCTCCTCGCCAAACAGAATATGGGAGGCATTGGACGGAGCGAGCTCAGGGAGATGATAAGCGACATGTGGCCCGGATACCAAAACCCTTGCCAGTTTTATGCTTACcacagcctcgtcgtcgagttgGAAAATGAGCTGCCAAAGAACCCTCCAGTTCAAGCTGCATCTTTCGGTAGCGCTACGAGGTCCAACCCAGGTTCAGGTACGCCTGGGGCTCGGACTCGACGGCCTCTAGGTGAACCGGTCAATCCGCCTAAGCGGCCAGCCCGGGAACGGACAGGCTGGAGCCCACCTAAACTGAGGCCACCCAAACCGAAACTCCCTATATCCACGTACGGTTCTCAGCCGGATGTTGACGCCGACTTGGCTCAACGTCGGGCTGGGCGTCGGCAGCGCCACCAGCCTGCGAACAACGACGAATATGCATTCGGACGGTCCATGAAGCCGACCGTGGGCATTTCCCCGGAACCGCCTGCAAATGCCCGTCGGGTCATCCTCTGCCGCAGCAACGTATCTTCAGGCCGCGCGCCCCAAGATGCCAGAGCCGCCGACAATGCTCCCTTTAACCCATTTCTGGGCTTCACGATGAAGGGGAAAACAAAGGTGCGGTACAACACCAAATCCAGGAACTCGCGCTGGAAGGTCTTTAACCCGCTCGAGCATCTCGACATGTCGCACTGGCATGTTGCCCGTCGTCATCGAGACAGCAGCAAGACTCATCCTCGCGTCTTCAACATGGCTGAAGGTCAAAAACTCCCTGTGCCCTTGCGTGACGTTCTCCGCGATGTTCCTCGCGAGGAAGCCGAAGAGCGGATCATAGAGAGGTGCGTCGAGCCCAACGATGGTGGTTTTGGTTACTGCAGCAGAGAAAACTCATTTCGAATAAATTGCCAGAGTCGTGCCCACAGCAACACGCCGCCGTACAAGTTCCCCGTCTGTAACCAATGTCATGTCGCCAGCATAAACGATTTGTTTCGCGAAGGAAACAAGCCCATCACGAGGAAGGACCTGATCGGCATGCGCGCATATCTATGCCATGACTGCGCCGGGCACATCAGCAGAAGAGCCCTGAACGTGCTGGACTACCATGATGCTGGGGCTCGTACCGTTCACGGCACATATGCCAACAACGACGCGCCCAAGGGCATATATAACCTGGACGACGATCCAGACAATGCCGTCGAGTTCAGGCGAAACCCAAAGCCCGGTACTGGCTGCTTCTGCGCGGACAAGGTCCTTGGAGGCTGGCTCTGCCGCTACCACCGGCTATACTACGCCGAGGAGATGCTTAAGCAATCCAAGCTAGTACATGAGTGGCGGCTCTCATACTTCAAGAAGCCCGTCTGCCCCGGGTGCCTGGCAAACAAGCCGCTCGATGAAGTCAATGTGTCGGCCGACCACCACAACTTTGAGGAGGGTGGCCCAACGGCGTGGGCGTGTCTGACGTGTAGCGAATGGGTTGTGAACCAGGAGAATGACGACCACAACAGGCCCGAGGTTGTGAAAGGGGCGCTGAGGACTGCTGAGCGGATAACTGATCTCCTCGCCAGGGTCATCGAGCCTCCTGATGATGTGGAGATGAGTAGCGGAGGGGTTGTGAACCAGGATAATGAAGAGTACAGCAGGACCATGATGCCTACTGGTTTTCTTTCCACGGTtatcgaggttgatgatgacgtagagatggaggatggctAA
- a CDS encoding Importin N-terminal domain-containing protein — protein MATNGAQEAFAPPDVLAAVMTMRSGEQEAKKHAHEYLERFQKSKASWATIIGILQSDAEPEATLFAAITLRGKITYDLSTQVPPSELPGLRSQILLLLKHFAPGPKPIRVQLCVCLAILAIQMKDWNDVLASVVQSLGDSPESYACVLDFLRVLPEEVTEGRKITLSEEDLAARTQALLGDNADQVVQLLINYSQSSPAAAQNPQLMECITSWLREVPVGNIVKSPLLDLIFTGVTSDQCSQEASECLCTILREASDVDVTPDVIEILFPRIISLKPQVVKAAEEEDTETLKALTKVYATAGESWVVGIARQPTHFRPLVEAILECASRDTERDVIEHTFNFWLELKLYLVLDIYIEGRLQLVDIYAKLVDILLKDLEYPKPDSGNENDLFDGDREQEEKFREFRHHMGDTLKDCCEVMGVTECLTKALQAIQVWMSKYASQVTDTNVPHWQELEAPLFAMRALGRMVDKDENIVLPQLMPLLVQIPSHEKLRFATIMVLGRYTEWTAAHPEYLEPQFNYIVSSFQTDSKEIIRGAALAIKYFCTDCKHLLSGQVLQLQTFYDQILDKLPDASKEEITEGVANVVAVQPVEEVYRLLKTYCDPLIQRLMAKANNATDEDGKLALADHLQLITIFVQNVVPPHNPGQENLAVKYWQEVFPILSTVLDNFLNFTPICERVCRCWRNMVISYRTAMAPMLPDMANKLASGFNNSREGCFLWVTSAILREFSEAREHVDPATTENIYTFFEAQTTTFLRVMTELQPKELPDVIDDFFRLLIDALLYYPQKLIPSHLLRSIFEAAVYALTLEQRDPLSSTLHFLRDLLSYGGDNPATSDGIPEAAAAEIKTIVKNLLLALGENLVKQVMAGMMITFPRDCFADGSGVLLALFELLPAETHQWVSHTIQLLPEGTVSPEEANRLMVKIKEKLESGDPSAIRNVRAVLQDFTNTYRRRNVAPRDGLGQLEATRFQFSG, from the exons ATGGCCACGAACGGAGCCCAGGAGGCCTTCGCGCCACCCGATGTGCTGGCTGCCGTCATGACCATGAGGAGCGGGGAgcaagaggccaagaagcacgCCCATGAGTACTTGGAGAGATTTCAGAAATCG AAAGCCTCATGGGCAACTATAATAGGAATTTTGCAATCTGATGCCGAACCAGAGGCTACCCTCTTTGCGGCCATCACCCTGCGTGGAAAG ATCACATACGACCTTTCTACTCAGGTTCCTCCCAGCGAACTCCCCGGGCTTCGAAGCCagatcctccttctcctgaagCACTTCGCCCCCGGGCCCAAACCCATCCGTGTCCAGCTGTGTGTGTGCCTGGCTATTCTAGCGATCCAGATGAAGGACTGGAACGACGTCCTGGCGTCTGTGGTCCAGTCCCTTGGCGACAGCCCCGAGAGCTATGCCTGCGTCCTGGATTTCCTCCGAGTCCTCCCTGAAGAAGTCACCGAAGGTCGAAAGATTACCTTGTCT GAAGAAGATTTGGCGGCGCGAACCCAAGCTTTGTTGGGAGATAATGCGGACCAGGTTGTCCAACTCCTCATTAACTATTCTCAATCGTCAC CTGCTGCCGCCCAAAATCCCCAGTTGATGGAGTGTATTACATCGTGGCTGCGAGAGGTTCCCGTCGGCAACATCGTCAAGTCACCCCTTTTGGACCTCATCTTCACTGGCGTTACAAGCGACCAGTGCAGCCAGGAGGCTTCCGAGTGTCTCTGCACCATCCTTAGAGAGGCTAGCGATGTGGATGTGACCCCGGATGTCATTGAGATCCTGTTCCCAAGGatcatctccctcaagcCTCAAGTGGTCaaggcggcggaggaggaggacacCGAGACTCTCAAGGCCCTGACCAAGGTGTATGCTACTGCAGGAGAAAGCTGGGTTGTGGGTATTGCTCGCCAGCCCACTCATTTCCGACCCctggtcgaggccatcctgGAATGCGCCTCAAGAGACACGGAGCGAGACGTGATTGAGCACACCTTCAACTTCTGGCTGGAACTCAAGCTGTATCTCGTGTTGGACATCTATATCGAGGGCCGTCTGCAACTGGTGGATATCTACGCTAAGCTGGTGGATATTCTTCTGAAGGATCTGGAATACCCCAAGCCGGACTCGGGCAACGAAAACGACCTCTTCGACGGAGACCGCGAACAGGAGGAAAAGTTTAGGGAGTTCCGCCACCATATGGGTGACACGTTGAAGGACTGCTGCGAGGTTATGGGTGTCACGGAATGCCTGACCAAGGCACTCCAGGCTATTCAAGTATGGATGTCCAAGTATGCCAGCCAGGTCACGGACACCAACGTCCCTCACTGgcaggagctggaggctccTCTGTTTGCTATGCGTGCCCTGGGCCGTATGGttgacaaggacgagaacaTTGTGTTGCCGCAGCTCATGCCTCTGCTCGTACAGATCCCCAGTCACGAGAAGCTTCGGTTCGCCACCATCATGGTGCTGGGACGTTACACTGAGTGGACGGCAGCGCATCCCGAGTACCTCGAGCCTCAGTTCAACTACATCGTGAGCTCGTTCCAAACAGATTCCAAGGAGATCATCCGTGGAGCAGCTCTCGCCATTAAGTATTTCTGCACCGACTGCAAGCATCTCCTTAGTGGGCAGGTGCTTCAGCTGCAGACTTTCTACGATCAGATCCTGGACAAGCTGCCCGACGcgagcaaggaggagatcaCGGAGGGTGTGGCCAACGTGGTAGCTGTCCAGCCCGTGGAGGAGGTTTACCGACTGCTCAAGACGTACTGCGACCCATTGATCCAGCGACTGATGGCCAAGGCGAACAATGCCactgatgaggatggcaagtTGGCACTTGCGG ATcacctccagctcatcaccatcttcgtTCAGAACGTGGTGCCACCTCACAACCCAGGCCAGGAGAACCTTGCTGTCAAGTACTGGCAGGAGGTGTTCCCCATTCTCTCGACTGTGTTGGACAACTTCCTCAACTTTACGCCCATCTGCGAGCGCGTGTGCAGATGTTGGCGTAACATGGTCATCTCATACCGCACAGCGATGGCGCCTATGCTTCCTGACATGGCAAACAAGTTGGCGAGCGGCTTCAACAACTCGAGGGAgggctgcttcttgtggGTGACTTCTGCCATCCTGCGCGAGTTTTCCGAGGCACGAGAGCACGTTGACCCAGCGACTACTGAGAACATCTACACCTTCTTTGAGGCTCAGACGACAACGTTCCTGAGGGTCATGACAGAGCTGCAGCCGAAGGAGCTTCCTGATGTCATTGATGATTTCTTCCGTTTGTTGATTGATGCTCTGCTCTACTACCCTCAAAAGCTTATCCCCTCTCACCTGTTGAGGTCGATTTTTGAGGCAGCCGTCTATGCGCTCACTCTGGAGCAGCGTGACCCCCTATCTTCGACGCTGCATTTCCTGAGGGACCTTCTCTCTTACGGAGGCGATAACCCGGCTACCAGTGACGGAATTCCCGAGGCTGCGGCGGCTGAGATCAAGACCATTGTCAAGAACCTCTTGCTTGCACTTGGAGAGAACCTGGTGAAGCAGGTGATGGCGGGTATGATGATCACGTTCCCACGTGACTGCTTCGCAGACGGTAGTGGTGTCTTGCTGGCACTGTTTGAACTGCTCCCGGCCGAGACGCACCAGTGGGTATCGCACACGATACAGCTCCTGCCCGAGGGTACTGTGTCCCCAGAGGAGGCGAACCGGTTGATGGTCAAGATCAAAGAGAAGCTCGAGTCAGGAGACCCAAGCGCTATCAGGAACGTGCGTGCCGTCCTACAGGACTTTACCAACACGTACAGACGACGTAACGTGGCACCCCGAGACGGTCTCGGCCAGCTCGAAGCTACCCGGTTCCAGTTCTCGGGTTGA
- a CDS encoding 26S proteasome regulatory subunit RPN1 produces MAQDSEVPKAADKGKGKAVDDAKKDKQQENGKKEDDKIETAEEELSEEDQQLKNELDMMVERLTESDSSLYKPALEAMKTSIKTSTSSMTAVPKPLKFLRPHYETLTKLYEEWPATDDRTSLADVLSVIGMTFSDEDRQDTLKYRLLAPTSDIGSWGHEYTRHLALEIGEVYAKRIVHDEPVKDLIDLAQHLVPLFLKSNAEADAVDLMSELEIIEEIPHFVDENTYARVCLYMVSMVNLLTYPDNETFLKTAHNIYMEYKQFAQAMVLAIRLHDVELIKDDFYKAKDPALKKQLAFLIGRQRIALDYPEDTLDDQEIAECLSNSKLSGHFKSLGKELNILEPKSTEDIYKSHLESSRVAGMTNLDSARHNLAAAFVNAFVNAGFGNDKMMLIDGEKETWVWKTKADGMMSTVASMGTLLMWDTENGLDKIDKYTYSSEKEISAGAMLAIGIINSGVQMEAEPALAILGDNDKLNNPDPLIRTACIMGLGLAYAGSNKEVVLELLLPIISDSTQDMQISAMAALSCGLIFTGSSHPEISEAIVTTLMDDDRKSQLTDKWTRFLALGLGLLFFGRQEEVDVILETLKAIEHPMAEATAVMAEICAWAGTGAVLKIQELLHICNEHKEESDEKKGDELLQAYAVLGIALVAMGEDIGQEMVLRQFGHLMHYGEPNIRKAVPLAMGLISPSNPQMKVYDTLSRYSHDNDPEVAINAIFAMGILGAGTNNARLAQLLRQLASYYHRDQDALFMVRIAQGLLHMGKGTLSISPFHTDRQVLSRVAAAGLLATLVAMIEPKDFITSQSHYLLYFLVTAMHPRFLVTLDENLEPLKVNVRVGQAVDVVGQAGRPKTITGWQTQSTPVVLGHGERAELEDEEYISLNSTLEGLVILRKNPEWENEK; encoded by the exons ATGGCTCAGGATAGCGAAGTGCCCAAGGCGGcggacaagggcaagggaaaGGCCGTCGATGATGCGAAGAAGGATAAGCAGCAGGAGAATGGAAAGAAGGAGGACGACAAGATCGAGA ccgccgaggaggagctcagcGAGGAGGACCAGCAACTCAAGAATGAGCTCGACATGATGGTCGAGCGTTTGACG GAGTCGGACTCGTCGCTCTACAAACCCGCCCTGGAAGCGATGAAGACCTCCATAAAgacatcgacatcatccatGACAGCAGTGCCGAAGCCCTTGAAGTTCCTGCGACCACACTACGAGACTTTGACAAAGCTCTACGAAGAATGGCCCGCGACCGATGACAGGACATCATTGGCCGATGTTCTCTCCGTCATCGGTATGACCTTTTCGGACGAGGACCGACAAGACACACTCAAGTACCGCCTCCTAGCACCCACCTCCGACATTGGCTCGTGGGGCCACGAGTACACCAGGCACCTGGCGCTGGAGATTGGTGAGGTGTATGCCAAGCGCATTGTGCACGATGAACCCGTCAAGGACCTGATCGACCTCGCACAGCACTTGGTCCCCCTCTTCCTGAAGAGCAACGCCGAGGCTGATGCCGTGGATCTCATGAGCGAACTTGAGATCATCGAGGAGATTCCCCATTTCGTCGACGAGAACACGTACGCGCGAGTGTGCCTCTACATGGTCAGCATggtcaacctcctcacctATCCCGACAACGAGACCTTCCTCAAGACCGCCCACAACATCTACATGGAGTACAAGCAGTTCGCACAGGCCATGGTTCTTGCGATTCGGCTCCACGATGTCGAACTCATCAAGGACGACTTCTACAAGGCCAAAGACCCTGCTCTTAAGAAGCAACTCGCATTTCTCATTGGCCGCCAGCGAATAGCTCTGGACTATCCTGAGGACACACTGGACGACCAGGAAATCGCAGAGTGCCTATCCAACTCCAAGTTGTCTGGCCACTTCAAGTCACTAGGTAAAGAGCTTAACATCCTCGAGCCCAAGAGTACCGAGGATATCTACAAGAGCCATCTTGAGAGCAGCCGGGTAGCGGGAATGACCAACCTGGACTCGGCCCGACATAACCTGGCCGCAGCGTTCGTCAACGCCTTTGTCAATGCCGGCTTCGGTAACGACAAGATGATGCTGATCGACGGCGAGAAGGAGACATGGGTGTGGAAGACCAAGGCAGACGGTATGATGTCTACCGTCGCATCCATGGGAACCCTCTTGATGTGGGACACTGAGAACGGTCTCGATAAGATCGACAAGTACACCTATTCTAGTGAGAAGGAAATCTCGGCGGGTGCTATGCTTGCCATTGGCATTATCAACTCGGGAGTCCAGATGGAGGCTGAGCCTGCCCTGGCCATTCTGGGTGACAATGACAAGCTAAACAACCCCGATCCCCTCATCCGAACAGCTTGTATCATGGGTCTTGGTCTCGCATACGCCGGCTCCAACAAGGAAgtcgtcctcgagctccttctgcCCATCATCTCGGATTCGACCCAAGACATGCAGATttcggccatggctgctCTGAGCTGTGGTCTCATCTTCACCGGATCTTCGCACCCTGAAATCAGCGAGGCCATCGTTACAACATTGATGGACGATGATCGCAAGAGCCAGCTGACGGACAAGTGGACCCGATTTTTGGCTCTTGGCCTGGgtctcctcttctttggccgacaagaagaggttgatgttATCCTTGAGACCCTCAAGGCTATCGAGCACCCCATGGCAGAAGCCACGGCCGTGATGGCCGAGATCTGCGCCTGGGCAGGCACAGGTGCCGTCCTCAAGATCCAAGAGCTTCTCCACATTTGCAATGAGCACAAGGAGGAGTCTGACGAGAAGAAAGGAGACGAGCTTCTGCAGGCCTATGCTGTCCTTGGAATTGCCCTGGTGGCCATGGGTGAGGACATCGGCCAGGAGATGGTGTTGCGACAGTTTGGCCACCTCATGCACTACGGCGAGCCCAACATCCGAAAAGCCGTGCCCTTGGCTATGGGTCTGATCAGCCCAAGCAACCCCCAGATGAAGGTTTACGATACCCTTTCAAGATACAGCCACGACAATGACCCCGAGGtggccatcaacgccatcttcGCCATGGGTATCCTGGGTGCCGGTACCAACAACGCCCGACTTGCACAGCTACTTCGACAGCTTGCCAGCTATTACCACCGCGACCAAGACGCCCTGTTCATGGTCCGTATCGCGCAGGGTCTGCTTCACATGGGCAAGGGAACTCTGTCAATCAGCCCCTTCCACACAGACCGCCAGGTCCTGTCCCGTGTCGCGGCTGCCGGTCTCCTGGCCACGCTCGTTGCTATGATCGAACCCAAGGACTTCATCACCTCCCAATCCCACTACCTCCTGTACTTCCTCGTCACCGCCATGCACCCCCGTTTCCTCGTCACCCTGgacgagaacctcgagcctctcaaggtcaacgtCCGCGTTGGTCAGGCCGTCGATGTTGTCGGCCAGGCTGGACGACCCAAGACCATTACTGGTTGGCAGACTCAGAGCACCCCTGTGGTGCTTGGACATGGCGAGCGtgccgagcttgaggacgaggagtACATCAGCCTCAACAGCACCCTCGAGGGCTTGGTGATTCTGCGGAAG AACCCCGAGTGGGAAAATGAGAAATAA
- a CDS encoding Non-specific serine/threonine protein kinase: MKLDTRAMRHLASEDWRVLTAVEMGSKNHELVPTPLIEKISRLRGGASGVHRSISALAKVGLIARVKEAKYDGYRLTYGGLDYLALHTHAKRKDVYSVGNRIGVGKESDIMVVADETGTQRVLKIHRLGRISFRTVKSNRDYLKNRQSGSWMYLSRLAAMKEFAFMKALREEGFPVPEPIAQSRHTIVMSLIDAFPLRQISDVPDPASLYADLISLILRLAKHGLIHGDFNEFNILVKEERTKSEDGQEVVNLEPIIIDFPQMVSMEHQNAEMYFDRDVNCIKRFFERRFHFVTTEPGPFFKNAKKTVGKDGVKRLDATVEASGFTKKMLKDLEAAIKDKAETKEQAADDEDEDDEDEEDEDEDEDEEGDGSSNSGGLLGEDAKNSPDESVEEGISKLTV, from the exons ATGAAGTTGGATACGAGGGCAATGCGCCACCTCGCCTCCGAGGACTGGCGAGTTTTGACGGCA GTCGAGATGGGAAGCAAAAACCACGAACTCGTCCCCACGCCGTTGATCGAGAAGATTTCGCGCCTCCGTGGCGGCGCCAGCGGTGTCCACAGAAGTATCTCTGCCCTCGCCAAAGTCGGCCTCATCGCTCgcgtcaaggaggccaagtacGATGGTTATCGTCTTACATACGGTGGCCTCGATTATCTTGCACTACACACCCACGCCAAGCGAAAGGACGTCTACAGTGTCGGAAATCGAATCGGTGTTGGAAAGGAGAGTGATATTATGGTTGTTGCAGACGAGACCGGCACCCAACGAGTCCTCAAGATTCATCGACTGGGTCGAATTTCCTTCCGAACCGTTAAGTCGAACCGAGACTACCTTAAGAACAGACAATCTGGATCTTGGATGTACCTGTCGAGGCTAGCAGCCATGAAGGAGTTTGCTTTCATGAAGGCCCTTCGCGAAGAGGGGTTCCCCGTACCTGAGCCCATCGCACAATCACGGCACACCATCGTCATGTCCTTGATAGATGCCTTTCCTCTCCGCCAAATCTCGGACGTCCCTGACCCTGCGTCTCTATACGCCGACCTAATCAGCCTTATCCTTCGCCTTGCGAAGCACGGCCTGATCCATGGAGATTTCAACGAGTTCAACAtcctggtcaaggaggagaggacCAAGTCTGAGGACGGCCAAGAAGTTGTCAACCTCGAACCCATCATCATTGACTTTCCCCAAATGGTCTCGATGGAGCATCAAAATGCTGAGATGTATTTTGACCGAGATGTGAATTGCATAAAGCGCTTCTTCGAAAGGCGCTTTCACTTCGTCACCACCGAACCCGGCCCCTTCTTCAAGAATGCCAAGAAGACAGTGGGCAAGGATGGTGTCAAGAGACTCGATGCCACCGTCGAGGCCTCTGGCTTTACCAAGAAGATGTTGAAGGACCTGgaggctgccatcaaggacaaggcagAAACCAAGGAGCAGGCAgccgacgacgaagatgaagatgacgaagacgaggaggatgaggacgaagatga